A region of Jonquetella anthropi DSM 22815 DNA encodes the following proteins:
- a CDS encoding type III secretion protein, with translation MKTPLARVEWICEDEVRASIDVPLCSGELAVSDDGEWVGLVTSVRQGAVVLRSLDPPERLVVGQLLRFLGSDHLPDMDSLRWGSVIDPLGRVLHDGPRGRNPILGTHTRSFWGLGRLETAFEVPRGSSLVIAGDGSVGIAKLMAEALRRQTADWAAVVCQGGLRELNRLIDGAVDAGTVEKTIFIWSPLWSRPALSQLIPQCLKKVCQAAPQGHGLILFDDLRRWIETGREWSEESGQDLLASGFSPLCRIGVARLLDMPARGIETSVSLLAGWTVDRTSPRLTEHPYGRLVELLTDQGIVLENRQERLRPTYDGWGRAALALQSRKALEEAADGYDDAGRAAALRLAELLDGLYLSLGPGEIDDVPATPWRPCDHDKILYLCETPDALPGDFPARAQRLGFESLDGPEASRLAIRNWLNSCGRKGDLP, from the coding sequence ATGAAAACGCCGCTGGCCCGAGTTGAGTGGATCTGCGAGGACGAGGTTCGGGCGTCGATTGACGTTCCTCTCTGCTCCGGCGAGCTGGCGGTTTCAGACGACGGGGAGTGGGTCGGCCTCGTGACGTCGGTGCGCCAAGGGGCGGTCGTCCTCCGCTCCCTCGACCCGCCCGAACGGCTCGTCGTGGGACAGCTTCTCCGATTTCTCGGTTCCGATCACCTGCCCGACATGGATTCTCTCCGCTGGGGATCGGTGATCGACCCGCTGGGCCGGGTTCTGCACGACGGCCCCAGGGGCAGGAACCCGATTTTAGGAACTCACACCAGAAGTTTTTGGGGACTGGGACGGCTCGAAACCGCCTTTGAAGTGCCCCGCGGCTCGTCACTCGTCATAGCCGGCGACGGCTCGGTCGGTATCGCCAAGCTGATGGCCGAGGCACTCAGGCGGCAGACTGCTGACTGGGCGGCGGTCGTCTGTCAGGGCGGCCTGCGGGAGCTGAACAGGCTCATCGACGGCGCGGTTGATGCCGGAACTGTTGAAAAGACCATTTTCATCTGGTCGCCCCTCTGGAGCCGCCCGGCTCTGAGCCAGCTCATCCCCCAGTGCCTGAAGAAAGTCTGCCAAGCCGCGCCCCAAGGGCACGGCCTGATATTGTTCGACGACCTGCGGCGGTGGATTGAAACGGGCCGGGAGTGGAGCGAAGAAAGCGGGCAGGACCTGCTGGCTTCCGGCTTCTCTCCCCTGTGCCGAATCGGCGTGGCCCGACTGTTGGACATGCCGGCCCGGGGCATAGAGACGTCCGTCTCCTTGCTGGCTGGCTGGACCGTCGACCGAACGTCGCCACGGCTCACCGAACACCCGTACGGCCGGCTCGTCGAGCTTTTGACCGATCAGGGAATCGTGCTGGAAAACCGGCAGGAACGGCTGCGCCCCACGTATGACGGCTGGGGACGCGCCGCCTTGGCCCTTCAAAGCCGAAAGGCTCTCGAAGAGGCTGCCGATGGGTACGATGACGCCGGCCGGGCAGCCGCGCTTCGCTTGGCCGAGCTGCTCGACGGCCTGTACCTCTCTCTCGGCCCCGGCGAGATCGACGACGTCCCGGCGACACCGTGGCGTCCGTGCGACCACGACAAAATTCTTTACCTCTGCGAAACGCCTGACGCCCTGCCGGGCGACTTTCCCGCTCGGGCCCAGCGGTTGGGCTTTGAGTCCCTCGACGGGCCGGAAGCCTCTCGCTTGGCGATTCGAAACTGGCTGAACAGCTGCGGCCGGAAAGGAGATCTGCCGTGA
- a CDS encoding ATPase translates to MEKGLIALAAALAVGIPAAATAYAQAKIGSVAAGAIAEKPETAGTMIILEAIPETMVILGFVVAIMLVLQFA, encoded by the coding sequence ATGGAAAAAGGTCTCATAGCTCTCGCCGCCGCCCTCGCGGTCGGCATCCCTGCTGCAGCGACGGCGTATGCTCAGGCAAAAATCGGCAGCGTTGCCGCTGGCGCCATCGCGGAGAAACCGGAGACCGCCGGAACGATGATCATTCTGGAAGCCATTCCTGAGACGATGGTCATTCTGGGGTTCGTCGTCGCCATCATGCTGGTGCTCCAGTTCGCCTGA
- a CDS encoding V-type ATP synthase subunit I: MIETMYHLSLWCPRSKAADLLDFLLADGSVQIQSDQDDARLDEQSADLVASHQKLRSILAALGDDAASDGSTVELLLHQFEKMPERTRQTLCGNLDSIGETIEALHARLAFLKEERENLVQSLAVAGRPHIPDRADRVRSLWWVSFESYPLCRARLNEAVSGLLERADDAVAYSRHDCPRSDLLLVEIALPREMDEMGRSVLRSAGARQWLPPGKFEKLNYGPASEAMEMEIRRLEAAASETSAELTALGRKWGPKLAALSFLTERNLAVRRALLRCRAAGTAVNLEGWLPESRLKAFCQSIREKFGDSVALTLRQPTKEEMPSVPTALRQSPPVRPFALFLQLVRPPGYGSTDPTAAISLFFPFFAGCIVGDIGYSAVMLLLLWVLCRCQKSPIFKDLRFILSAVAVWGIIWGVAFGECFGDMGHRLFGLEPLWVERGHAVMPVLFASLVMGLGHVLLGLGYGVFQSLRGGHRHHAAEKAGLIVVILSVLICLAPAGRLLPKSAVYWGLGGCGAGFLLLTAGGGIGGIVESFSAFGNILSYVRIGAIGLSSAILAVTASKFLDTFGLTAVGILAALAIHTLNFVMAFAESGLHAARLHYVEFMGKFYDSSGKQFTPFTDRRFHSWKKVS, encoded by the coding sequence ATGATTGAGACGATGTACCACCTGTCTCTCTGGTGTCCCCGTTCAAAGGCCGCCGACCTGCTCGATTTCCTGTTGGCCGACGGGTCGGTGCAGATTCAGTCCGACCAGGACGACGCCAGACTGGACGAGCAGAGCGCCGATCTGGTGGCTTCTCATCAAAAGTTGCGGTCTATTTTAGCGGCGCTGGGCGACGACGCGGCGTCGGACGGTTCGACGGTGGAGCTTTTGCTGCACCAGTTTGAAAAAATGCCGGAGCGGACGCGTCAGACGCTCTGCGGCAATTTAGACTCGATCGGCGAAACCATTGAGGCGCTCCACGCTCGACTGGCGTTCCTCAAAGAGGAGCGGGAGAACTTAGTCCAATCACTGGCCGTCGCCGGACGTCCTCATATCCCTGACCGAGCGGATCGGGTCAGGTCCCTCTGGTGGGTCAGCTTCGAATCGTACCCTCTCTGCCGGGCCAGGCTGAACGAAGCCGTCTCCGGCCTGCTCGAACGGGCTGATGATGCGGTCGCCTACAGCCGTCACGACTGTCCCCGTTCGGACCTTCTTTTAGTAGAGATCGCCCTGCCGCGCGAGATGGACGAGATGGGCCGGTCGGTTCTTCGGTCAGCCGGAGCCAGGCAGTGGCTGCCGCCGGGAAAATTTGAAAAGCTGAACTACGGCCCTGCCTCCGAGGCAATGGAAATGGAAATTCGGCGGCTGGAAGCGGCAGCTTCCGAAACCAGCGCCGAACTGACCGCCTTGGGCCGCAAGTGGGGCCCCAAACTGGCCGCCCTTTCGTTCCTCACCGAACGGAATCTCGCCGTCCGGCGGGCCCTTCTTCGGTGCCGCGCCGCTGGCACAGCGGTCAACTTGGAAGGCTGGCTCCCCGAGAGCCGGCTGAAAGCGTTTTGCCAGTCCATTCGGGAAAAATTCGGCGACTCGGTGGCCTTAACGCTCCGACAGCCCACGAAGGAAGAGATGCCGTCGGTTCCCACGGCCCTGAGACAGTCGCCGCCGGTACGGCCCTTCGCCCTGTTCCTTCAGCTCGTTCGGCCGCCCGGCTACGGCTCCACTGACCCGACCGCGGCGATCAGCCTGTTTTTTCCGTTTTTTGCCGGGTGCATCGTCGGCGACATCGGCTACAGCGCCGTCATGCTGCTCCTCTTGTGGGTTCTGTGCCGCTGTCAGAAGTCGCCGATTTTCAAGGACCTGCGTTTTATCCTTTCGGCCGTAGCCGTCTGGGGAATCATCTGGGGCGTCGCGTTCGGCGAGTGCTTCGGCGATATGGGGCATAGGCTCTTCGGGCTCGAACCCCTTTGGGTCGAACGGGGACATGCGGTCATGCCGGTTCTCTTCGCGTCCCTCGTCATGGGGCTGGGACACGTGCTTCTCGGCCTGGGATACGGGGTCTTTCAGTCCCTTCGGGGCGGACACAGGCATCACGCGGCGGAAAAAGCCGGACTGATCGTCGTGATCCTTTCCGTTCTGATCTGTCTGGCCCCAGCCGGCCGCCTTCTTCCCAAAAGCGCCGTCTATTGGGGACTGGGAGGCTGCGGAGCCGGGTTCCTCCTGCTGACTGCCGGTGGAGGAATTGGCGGCATCGTCGAGTCGTTCAGCGCGTTCGGCAACATTCTGAGCTACGTCCGAATCGGGGCCATCGGCCTGTCGTCGGCCATTCTGGCCGTCACAGCGTCCAAGTTTTTGGACACGTTCGGCCTGACGGCGGTCGGAATCTTGGCCGCCTTGGCGATTCACACTCTCAACTTCGTGATGGCCTTCGCCGAGTCAGGGCTTCACGCGGCCCGTCTTCACTACGTCGAGTTCATGGGAAAGTTTTACGACAGCAGCGGCAAGCAGTTCACACCGTTCACCGACAGGAGGTTTCACTCATGGAAAAAGGTCTCATAG
- a CDS encoding HPP family protein: MTIIMTAGDLMKRDLSAVLETDTVADALRVLHSHRLSGVPVVDAYWRLVGFFSEADALELALPTTAQILQQESFLFDEEKLLSAQFARIYSQPVSKYMQRPPLSVHPSAHILSVAQLMLDKKLYRIAVTDRDVLVGVLDQSDFCEYLLAQVGPS, encoded by the coding sequence ATGACCATCATCATGACCGCAGGAGACCTGATGAAGCGGGACCTGTCGGCCGTCTTGGAAACCGACACGGTGGCCGATGCGCTTCGAGTCCTTCACAGCCACAGACTCTCCGGAGTTCCAGTAGTTGACGCGTACTGGCGGCTGGTCGGCTTCTTCTCCGAAGCCGACGCGCTGGAGCTTGCCCTTCCCACGACGGCCCAAATTCTTCAGCAGGAGTCCTTCCTCTTTGACGAAGAGAAGCTGTTAAGCGCCCAATTTGCCCGCATTTACAGCCAGCCTGTCAGCAAGTATATGCAGCGCCCGCCGCTGTCCGTTCACCCATCGGCCCACATTCTGAGCGTGGCGCAGCTGATGCTGGACAAAAAGCTCTACCGGATCGCTGTGACGGATCGGGACGTCCTTGTGGGCGTGCTGGACCAGAGCGACTTCTGCGAGTACCTGCTGGCTCAGGTAGGCCCGTCATGA
- a CDS encoding WecB/TagA/CpsF family glycosyltransferase, translating into MGILPNPSVLFLLATAVVCVLFQRLLRARLKKDQYFYMRDLSLAGALVLLGLWSGRPTIALLVAASLLSLYIGLADQVKPWKLWSWCVPLPGLFFALWGARISFFSLTGSSYYYLNSFKSVALTTCWMSLFPLLFKKLDQIPGLAGHLLSVSLCLMSFVTALSSQDLSDAFLVCLGSLLLVAAYWSRLGHHYRQLDSALCFMWGTLVAGISILGVSKGIAITSLIVIPLGFYALPLVEFSLGVMNKAFTSRRTSTVPYLYGKMLERGVDHPSAVRLVTTICFLLGGTVTFFQVVPHGAAMRIFVVAITAALGALVWTLWGGRQRKVRRELWGVRLDGISMNYALSKALAWLKHPQGACLVVTLNALGINETRSDPEFRRIANGAELVLPDGSGLVMVMRMLQMAVVERIAGIDFAARLCRLAAVEKFPVFLYGGLPGRAQEAAQNLQKLNPGLIIAGTQDGYHDKSEDSRIAKEIAQSGARILFVGLGQPKQEKWIHAHRADLQGILSVGVGGSLDVFAERLKRAPAIYQKLGLEWLYRLIQEPGRFKKDIELASFVFWAFVEKIGLPVPRKPDEGDTP; encoded by the coding sequence ATGGGCATCCTTCCGAATCCATCCGTTCTTTTCCTCCTCGCCACGGCGGTCGTCTGCGTGCTGTTCCAGAGGCTTCTCAGGGCGCGGCTGAAAAAGGACCAGTACTTCTACATGAGAGACCTTTCCTTGGCCGGTGCGCTGGTGCTCCTCGGACTTTGGAGCGGCCGTCCGACCATCGCCCTTTTGGTCGCCGCCAGCCTGCTGTCTCTCTACATCGGCCTGGCCGACCAAGTGAAGCCTTGGAAGCTTTGGAGCTGGTGCGTTCCCCTCCCCGGTCTCTTTTTCGCCCTCTGGGGCGCGCGGATTTCATTTTTCTCGCTAACCGGAAGCTCCTACTATTACCTGAACAGCTTCAAGTCGGTGGCCCTGACGACCTGCTGGATGTCTCTGTTTCCCCTGCTGTTCAAAAAGCTCGACCAAATTCCCGGGCTGGCGGGACACCTTCTGAGTGTCAGCCTGTGCCTGATGAGCTTCGTCACGGCCCTGTCGTCTCAGGATTTGAGCGACGCTTTTTTAGTTTGTCTCGGCTCGCTGCTGCTCGTGGCAGCGTACTGGAGCCGATTGGGACACCATTACCGGCAGCTTGACAGCGCCCTCTGCTTCATGTGGGGAACCCTTGTGGCTGGCATTTCCATTTTAGGCGTCAGCAAGGGTATCGCCATCACGTCGCTCATCGTGATCCCCTTAGGGTTCTACGCCCTGCCGCTTGTCGAGTTCTCCCTCGGGGTGATGAACAAGGCGTTTACCAGCCGCCGCACTTCTACCGTGCCGTACCTGTACGGGAAGATGTTGGAACGGGGCGTCGACCACCCCTCGGCGGTCCGGCTGGTCACGACGATCTGCTTCCTCTTGGGCGGAACGGTGACGTTCTTTCAGGTGGTCCCGCACGGCGCCGCGATGAGAATTTTCGTCGTCGCCATCACGGCCGCGCTCGGCGCTCTCGTCTGGACGCTTTGGGGCGGCCGGCAGCGCAAGGTGCGCCGAGAGCTGTGGGGCGTCCGGCTGGACGGCATTTCGATGAACTACGCCCTCTCCAAGGCGCTGGCCTGGCTGAAACACCCCCAAGGGGCCTGCTTGGTCGTTACCCTGAACGCTTTGGGAATCAATGAGACCCGCAGCGACCCGGAGTTCCGCCGAATCGCGAACGGCGCGGAGCTCGTCCTGCCGGACGGCAGCGGGCTGGTTATGGTCATGAGAATGCTTCAGATGGCAGTGGTGGAGCGCATTGCCGGCATCGACTTCGCTGCCCGCCTCTGCCGGCTGGCAGCCGTTGAAAAGTTCCCCGTTTTCCTCTACGGCGGACTTCCCGGCCGGGCGCAGGAGGCGGCCCAGAACCTGCAAAAGCTCAACCCGGGACTGATCATCGCCGGGACACAGGACGGCTACCACGACAAGAGCGAGGACAGCCGAATTGCCAAGGAAATCGCCCAGTCAGGGGCGCGGATCCTGTTCGTCGGGCTGGGGCAGCCCAAGCAGGAAAAGTGGATCCACGCCCACCGAGCCGACCTGCAGGGAATTCTGTCTGTCGGGGTCGGCGGCTCGCTCGACGTGTTCGCCGAACGGCTGAAGAGAGCGCCGGCCATTTATCAAAAGCTCGGGCTGGAGTGGCTTTACCGCCTGATTCAAGAGCCCGGACGGTTCAAAAAAGATATCGAACTCGCCTCGTTCGTCTTCTGGGCGTTCGTTGAGAAAATTGGACTTCCGGTTCCCCGGAAGCCTGACGAAGGAGATACGCCATGA
- a CDS encoding TolC family protein, whose amino-acid sequence MRRLVSLGILIGLFAAAGRAWCASPAPVTLTMEEALRRALDENLSVLAAGKGVTDAQGAKKSAAAGSGPTVFLRGTGTAYDMPQGPDRDASLSVGLSETLYAGGRLKAKREQAALALSSAEHSFQRTREQVAFSVWRAFCDALYQQEVCRTAREALDFYEKTEQELIRRVEFGLATHLDRVRVSQQKEDARAALIAANNALESAAISLKTLLRLPPDQPLVLRGTLNDGVPEGGRLNEDAPDEETVLSRREDYLAKKAQAAAAEKEIQAAASGLKPTVQVTGAYRFAYDAAGTPSVNRSDQWTASLSVSVPVFDSGLTSGQVKSAKARRDQANLALESASDEIRADLQQARLSLTSALETVEAGRKNLRLAEESLKYAEAGYKEGVSPQLDVLQARTELTRAGQSLAGYLRNARIAQASLWLAQGRMIEQALGK is encoded by the coding sequence ATGAGAAGGCTGGTTTCTTTGGGAATATTGATCGGGCTTTTTGCCGCGGCGGGAAGGGCTTGGTGCGCGTCGCCGGCTCCTGTGACCTTGACAATGGAAGAGGCGCTGCGAAGGGCTCTCGACGAGAACTTGTCGGTTCTGGCGGCCGGCAAGGGCGTGACAGACGCTCAGGGCGCTAAAAAGAGTGCGGCTGCCGGGTCTGGGCCGACGGTCTTTTTGCGCGGCACTGGGACGGCGTACGATATGCCCCAAGGTCCTGACCGGGACGCTTCTCTGTCGGTCGGACTGTCTGAAACCCTCTACGCCGGCGGGCGGCTGAAGGCGAAGCGGGAACAGGCTGCCTTGGCCTTGTCCAGCGCCGAGCACTCGTTTCAGAGAACCCGGGAGCAGGTTGCCTTCTCGGTGTGGCGCGCGTTCTGCGACGCGCTCTATCAGCAGGAAGTCTGCCGTACCGCCCGCGAGGCGCTGGACTTTTACGAGAAGACCGAACAGGAACTGATCCGACGGGTCGAATTCGGCCTAGCGACGCACCTTGACCGGGTGCGAGTCAGCCAGCAGAAGGAAGACGCCAGGGCGGCGCTCATCGCGGCGAACAACGCTTTAGAGTCGGCGGCGATCTCCCTGAAAACGCTGCTTCGCCTGCCGCCTGACCAACCGCTTGTCCTGCGCGGCACCCTGAATGACGGAGTGCCGGAGGGCGGCCGGTTGAACGAGGACGCACCTGACGAAGAGACCGTTTTGTCCCGACGGGAAGACTATCTGGCGAAAAAGGCACAGGCCGCCGCCGCTGAAAAGGAAATTCAAGCGGCGGCCAGCGGACTCAAGCCGACGGTCCAGGTTACCGGAGCGTACCGCTTCGCCTACGACGCGGCGGGAACGCCGTCGGTCAACAGGTCGGACCAGTGGACTGCTTCCTTATCGGTTTCAGTCCCGGTATTTGACAGCGGCCTGACCAGCGGTCAGGTAAAAAGCGCCAAGGCCCGCCGCGATCAGGCGAACTTGGCGTTGGAAAGCGCCTCGGACGAGATCCGAGCGGACCTTCAACAGGCCAGACTGAGTCTCACCAGCGCGTTGGAGACCGTGGAGGCGGGCAGAAAAAACCTTCGGCTGGCCGAAGAAAGCCTGAAGTACGCCGAAGCCGGCTACAAAGAAGGAGTCAGTCCCCAGCTTGACGTGCTCCAGGCCAGAACAGAGCTCACCCGGGCCGGTCAGTCGCTGGCCGGTTATCTGAGAAATGCCCGGATAGCCCAGGCAAGTCTTTGGCTGGCTCAGGGGCGGATGATCGAGCAGGCGCTGGGGAAGTGA